In Paenibacillus kyungheensis, the following are encoded in one genomic region:
- the hepT gene encoding type VII toxin-antitoxin system HepT family RNase toxin produces the protein MNHDILLNKTATIRRCVARILEEYAGEEDNLFNYTKQDSIILNLQRACEACLDLAIHIISERNLGVPQSSRDVFDLLFRNGILDKELNQSIKAMVGFRNIAIHDYQGVQVEIIQGIIEEQLDDFEKFIAAISA, from the coding sequence ATGAATCACGATATTTTACTTAACAAAACGGCTACGATTCGTCGCTGTGTTGCCCGTATTCTTGAAGAATATGCCGGCGAAGAAGATAATTTATTCAACTATACCAAGCAAGATTCGATTATTTTAAATCTTCAACGGGCTTGCGAAGCTTGTCTTGATCTAGCGATACATATCATTTCTGAACGTAATCTTGGAGTACCGCAGAGCAGTCGAGATGTGTTTGATCTGCTTTTTCGCAATGGAATATTGGATAAAGAACTGAACCAAAGTATCAAAGCCATGGTCGGTTTTCGGAATATAGCTATTCACGATTATCAAGGCGTACAGGTAGAAATTATTCAAGGCATTATAGAAGAACAATTGGACGATTTTGAAAAGTTTATTGCTGCGATCAGCGCTTAA
- the mntA gene encoding type VII toxin-antitoxin system MntA family adenylyltransferase antitoxin, with protein MSILSLSQQQQLLIVEELRSRCDAHTIIIFGSVAKGTMRPESDIDIAYLSSIRRSTYQRFRIGQQVADLLDRDVDLIDFQEASTVFQIQIATTGIVLYEENPLLRQLSYMQAFREYVQLNDKRQYLLDHFIEKRGTL; from the coding sequence TTGTCTATATTATCTTTGTCTCAACAGCAACAACTCCTTATTGTGGAAGAGTTGCGTAGCCGATGCGATGCTCATACAATTATTATTTTTGGTTCGGTTGCCAAAGGTACAATGCGACCTGAAAGTGATATTGATATTGCTTATTTATCTTCTATACGCAGATCGACATACCAACGATTTCGAATTGGACAACAAGTAGCCGACTTATTGGATCGAGATGTAGATTTGATTGATTTTCAAGAAGCAAGCACTGTATTTCAGATTCAAATCGCTACTACAGGAATCGTATTATATGAAGAAAATCCTTTGCTAAGGCAACTCTCCTATATGCAGGCTTTTCGCGAGTATGTACAATTGAATGATAAGCGACAATATCTACTAGATCACTTTATAGAGAAAAGAGGCACGCTATGA